The following are encoded together in the Chloroflexaceae bacterium genome:
- a CDS encoding SLAC1 anion channel family protein yields MTDQPSLHVATGDHDHIEARPRLQYFPISFFASVLGMTGATIALQRAERFLGLPFAISGIVLVASLAIFLVVATFYTLKAIRYPEAVKREFAHPVKINFFPTISISMLLFGIAFMRLNSDVSRLFWMAGAALHIGFTIAILSAWMQRTTLQPQHANPAWFIPVVGNIIVPIAGVEHAPAEVSWFFFSIGLIFWLVLLTIVLYRIIFYPPLAERLRPTLFILIAPPAVGFISYLRLMEHDVSGFTLDSFARVMYYVALFIFILLLTQARYFVTLPFYLSWWAYSFPVAAIAIATIVMASRTNLPVFQGLAYGLLIGLGALIIVLLFRTVMAIVQRKICIEDE; encoded by the coding sequence ATGACCGACCAACCATCGCTCCACGTCGCGACCGGTGATCATGACCACATCGAAGCCCGCCCACGGTTGCAGTACTTTCCCATCTCGTTCTTTGCGTCGGTGCTGGGCATGACCGGCGCAACCATCGCCCTGCAACGAGCGGAGCGCTTCCTGGGCTTGCCGTTCGCCATCAGCGGCATCGTGCTGGTGGCCTCGCTGGCGATCTTTCTGGTGGTCGCGACCTTCTACACGCTGAAGGCGATACGATACCCCGAAGCAGTAAAACGGGAGTTCGCCCATCCCGTTAAGATCAATTTCTTCCCCACCATATCGATCAGCATGCTGCTGTTCGGGATTGCCTTTATGCGCCTGAATAGCGACGTTTCGCGTCTGTTCTGGATGGCGGGCGCGGCCCTCCATATCGGGTTCACCATCGCCATTCTCTCGGCCTGGATGCAGCGAACCACGTTACAGCCTCAACACGCCAACCCGGCGTGGTTCATTCCGGTGGTGGGCAACATCATCGTCCCGATCGCGGGGGTCGAGCACGCTCCGGCTGAGGTGTCCTGGTTCTTCTTCAGCATCGGCCTGATCTTCTGGCTGGTGTTGCTGACCATCGTGCTGTACCGGATCATCTTTTACCCGCCGCTTGCCGAGCGCCTGAGACCGACCTTGTTCATCCTGATTGCCCCGCCCGCCGTCGGTTTCATTTCCTATCTACGGCTGATGGAGCACGACGTCAGCGGCTTTACCCTGGATAGCTTCGCCAGGGTTATGTACTATGTCGCGCTATTTATCTTTATCTTGCTGCTGACCCAGGCGCGCTACTTTGTGACTCTCCCCTTCTATCTCTCGTGGTGGGCCTATTCCTTCCCCGTGGCGGCGATCGCTATTGCGACCATCGTGATGGCCTCCAGGACGAACCTGCCGGTTTTCCAGGGGCTGGCCTATGGGCTGCTCATTGGATTAGGAGCGCTGATTATCGTGCTATTGTTCCGAACAGTTATGGCGATTGTCCAGCGCAAGATTTGCATTGAGGATGAGTAA
- a CDS encoding patatin-like phospholipase family protein: MNTTLHSRPQIILALQGGGALGAYHIGAYQALAEAGYHPDWVTGISIGGINAAIIAGNAPDRRVAQLERFWRAISRPDEWGATLRGLARQFFNRLSVGQAIVFGQPGFFTPRLIAPNLAPPGTPAATSYYDTTPLVETLCRHADFELINHGPVRLSLGATKVTTGELVFFDNRRQILGPEHVLASGALPPGFPATRIDGEWYWDGGCVANTPLQAVLSEPLAGHALIIAIDLWNPHGPAPETIDDVLWRQRQIQFASRTIHDVQMVAQMLNMRWMLGQLRERLPEAERRSLPPGLPAEPVKGSVDLVHIVYQPRPDEVPQSAADFSRPSIAARRAAGYADMRRVLEQAPWQVTETAARVGARVHLVEGEMMTSYVPDL, translated from the coding sequence ATGAACACGACGCTGCATAGCCGTCCGCAGATCATTCTGGCGCTCCAGGGTGGCGGCGCGCTGGGGGCCTACCATATCGGCGCGTACCAGGCCCTGGCTGAAGCCGGCTACCATCCCGACTGGGTGACCGGGATTTCGATTGGCGGCATCAACGCCGCGATCATCGCCGGCAATGCACCTGACCGGCGTGTGGCGCAACTGGAGCGTTTCTGGCGCGCGATTTCACGGCCCGATGAGTGGGGCGCGACTCTCCGGGGCCTGGCCCGACAGTTCTTCAACCGGCTCAGCGTGGGACAGGCGATTGTCTTTGGCCAACCCGGTTTCTTTACCCCGCGCCTGATCGCACCTAATCTCGCTCCGCCCGGCACGCCCGCCGCGACCAGTTACTATGACACGACGCCGCTGGTGGAGACGCTCTGCCGCCACGCCGACTTTGAACTCATCAACCATGGCCCGGTGCGCCTGAGCCTGGGGGCCACGAAGGTGACCACCGGCGAGCTGGTCTTCTTCGACAACCGGCGTCAGATCCTCGGACCGGAGCATGTGCTGGCCAGCGGCGCTCTGCCGCCGGGGTTCCCGGCGACTCGGATTGACGGCGAATGGTACTGGGACGGCGGCTGTGTGGCCAACACGCCGCTCCAGGCCGTGCTCAGCGAACCGCTGGCGGGTCATGCGCTGATTATCGCGATTGACCTCTGGAATCCGCACGGCCCGGCGCCGGAGACTATTGATGATGTCCTCTGGCGTCAGCGGCAGATCCAGTTTGCCAGCCGGACCATCCACGACGTGCAGATGGTCGCGCAGATGCTGAATATGCGCTGGATGCTCGGCCAGTTGCGTGAGCGGCTGCCTGAAGCGGAACGCCGCAGTTTGCCCCCTGGTCTGCCCGCGGAGCCGGTAAAGGGGAGCGTGGATCTGGTGCACATCGTGTACCAGCCGCGTCCCGACGAGGTGCCACAGAGCGCCGCCGATTTCTCGCGCCCATCCATCGCGGCGCGGCGCGCCGCAGGCTACGCCGATATGCGCCGCGTTCTGGAACAGGCGCCCTGGCAGGTGACGGAGACGGCGGCGCGCGTGGGCGCAAGGGTGCACCTGGTCGAGGGCGAGATGATGACGTCGTATGTGCCAGATCTGTGA
- a CDS encoding cob(I)yrinic acid a,c-diamide adenosyltransferase produces the protein MKIYTKTGDAGETGLFGGQRVAKDSLRVQAYGSADECNAALGVARAMGLDPELDNLLAQVQNQLFIVGADLATPGENPHIPRVSEADVTFLEGWIDRLEGELAPLRQFILPGGVPAAAYLHLARTVCRRAERWVVSLAQAEPVNAQVLAYLNRLSDLLFVAARVANARAGAADVPWVSPRLARQGE, from the coding sequence ATGAAAATCTACACCAAGACTGGCGATGCCGGTGAGACCGGGCTGTTTGGCGGCCAGCGGGTCGCCAAGGACTCGTTGCGCGTTCAGGCCTATGGCAGCGCCGATGAGTGCAACGCCGCCCTGGGCGTGGCCCGCGCGATGGGCCTCGATCCCGAACTCGACAACCTGCTGGCTCAGGTGCAGAACCAGCTCTTTATCGTCGGGGCCGACCTGGCGACACCCGGCGAGAACCCTCACATTCCGCGGGTAAGCGAGGCTGATGTCACCTTTCTCGAAGGGTGGATTGACCGGCTCGAGGGTGAGCTGGCGCCCCTGCGGCAGTTCATTCTGCCGGGAGGCGTCCCGGCGGCCGCCTATCTGCACCTGGCGCGCACCGTCTGCCGGCGCGCCGAGCGCTGGGTAGTCAGCCTGGCGCAGGCCGAGCCGGTGAATGCTCAGGTGCTGGCCTACCTGAACCGCCTGTCGGACCTGCTGTTCGTCGCGGCCCGCGTGGCGAACGCGCGCGCCGGGGCCGCCGATGTGCCCTGGGTCAGCCCGCGCCTGGCGCGCCAGGGGGAGTGA
- a CDS encoding PIG-L family deacetylase, with protein sequence MSYDALVISAHPDDAEVQMGGTVARLVEEGLRVLLVDLCDGEPSDFAAPGERAAQARRAAAILGAERMFLNGQDRFLSDNIPLRLQVARLIRIHRPQIVFGTTDACVHPDHAAAGALLSAAVFYARLDHWERVPGGELLADTEPWKVERLFFPHCKMEPPWGRDFAFAVDVSDTYERKRAALAEYSSIFRVEEGDRLLTLYEAEDAYLGRLFGVAYAEAFKSHSPLLVPSPTVFLPGLHG encoded by the coding sequence ATGTCATACGATGCGCTGGTGATCTCCGCCCACCCTGACGATGCCGAGGTGCAGATGGGTGGGACGGTTGCGCGACTGGTAGAGGAAGGGTTGCGAGTGCTCCTTGTGGATCTCTGTGATGGAGAGCCGAGCGACTTTGCCGCGCCGGGGGAGCGAGCGGCCCAGGCCCGGCGCGCGGCGGCCATTCTCGGCGCCGAGCGGATGTTCCTCAACGGGCAGGATCGCTTTCTCAGCGACAACATTCCCCTGCGCCTGCAGGTGGCGCGCCTGATCCGCATCCACCGGCCCCAGATAGTCTTTGGCACCACCGATGCCTGCGTGCATCCCGACCATGCCGCCGCGGGCGCGCTGCTGAGCGCCGCGGTCTTCTACGCTCGCCTGGATCACTGGGAGCGAGTGCCCGGCGGCGAACTGCTGGCCGATACGGAACCCTGGAAAGTGGAGCGGCTCTTCTTCCCCCACTGTAAGATGGAGCCGCCCTGGGGCCGCGACTTTGCCTTCGCCGTGGACGTGAGCGATACCTACGAGCGGAAGCGCGCAGCCCTGGCCGAGTATAGCTCGATCTTTCGGGTGGAAGAGGGCGACCGTCTCCTGACCCTCTATGAAGCCGAGGACGCCTATTTGGGGCGCCTGTTCGGGGTCGCCTACGCCGAAGCCTTTAAGAGCCACAGCCCGTTGCTGGTGCCCAGCCCGACCGTGTTTCTGCCAGGGTTGCACGGCTGA
- a CDS encoding CPBP family intramembrane metalloprotease, translating into MGHASPIQRHRVVTFYLLAFGFSWSGWVPQALYARGLFPFDSPLFSLLGGLGPTLAAVAVVLALRESGGLRALFRPLFRWRASPWQWVLVLGFWPLVAAIALAIGAVTGQASPDVAWFSWGSLLPVFGAMLLAGAWEEIGWRGYALPRLQTTCPDWQLVLIMGVLWFLWHVPLMLNPASPMAALPWPGQLLFYLSLTVIYTWLYQNTAHSLFFVSVFHAMSNMLAYVLLALGVFVSSYGLVVGVTAIVALIILGVYGPQRFGGGAGPRPSVMRDML; encoded by the coding sequence ATGGGCCATGCTAGTCCGATCCAGCGCCACCGGGTCGTAACGTTTTACCTCCTGGCCTTCGGCTTCTCCTGGTCAGGATGGGTTCCCCAGGCCCTGTATGCGCGGGGCCTCTTCCCCTTCGACAGCCCCTTGTTCAGCCTGCTTGGCGGCCTGGGGCCAACCCTGGCGGCGGTAGCGGTCGTGCTGGCCCTCCGCGAATCCGGTGGCCTCCGGGCGCTGTTTCGCCCGCTGTTCCGGTGGCGCGCTTCGCCCTGGCAGTGGGTATTGGTGCTGGGCTTCTGGCCGCTTGTAGCGGCGATTGCCCTGGCCATCGGGGCCGTCACTGGCCAGGCGTCGCCCGATGTAGCCTGGTTCAGTTGGGGAAGTTTACTGCCGGTTTTCGGCGCCATGCTGCTTGCCGGCGCCTGGGAGGAGATCGGCTGGCGGGGATACGCCCTGCCCCGTTTACAGACAACTTGCCCTGACTGGCAACTCGTGCTCATCATGGGGGTGCTGTGGTTCCTATGGCACGTCCCTCTGATGCTCAATCCGGCATCGCCAATGGCGGCTCTGCCATGGCCCGGCCAGCTTCTCTTCTATTTGTCCCTCACGGTGATCTATACCTGGCTCTACCAGAACACGGCGCACAGTCTGTTCTTCGTGAGCGTGTTCCATGCGATGTCCAATATGCTGGCCTACGTCTTACTTGCACTGGGCGTTTTTGTCTCGTCCTACGGCTTGGTCGTGGGAGTGACGGCGATCGTTGCCCTGATCATCCTTGGAGTATATGGCCCCCAACGGTTTGGCGGAGGAGCCGGCCCCCGTCCTTCGGTAATGCGCGATATGTTGTAA
- a CDS encoding acyltransferase produces the protein MRQGNGQTLATWEADGLGSSAARKARLAVHPSPGPHNALWYFPQVTGGYVRIARNAAVIQLARYVPFLPLKNALYRALGMRVGAHASVGLMVMFDIFFPQDVTLGENCVIGYNSTILCHEFTRQEWRRGPVVIGRDVTIGANCTVLPGVVIGTGATVSAMSLVNRDVPPGAFVGGVPIRRLR, from the coding sequence ATGCGGCAGGGCAACGGGCAAACGCTCGCAACCTGGGAGGCCGACGGGCTGGGCTCCAGCGCGGCGCGCAAGGCTCGCCTCGCGGTGCATCCCTCGCCAGGGCCGCACAACGCGCTCTGGTACTTCCCACAGGTCACAGGCGGCTATGTGCGCATAGCTCGTAACGCGGCAGTCATCCAACTGGCGCGCTACGTTCCGTTTCTCCCTCTCAAAAATGCCCTGTACCGCGCGCTCGGCATGCGCGTGGGCGCTCACGCCTCGGTTGGGCTGATGGTGATGTTCGACATTTTCTTCCCCCAGGACGTAACCCTGGGGGAGAATTGTGTGATCGGCTATAACTCGACCATTCTCTGCCACGAGTTCACGCGGCAAGAGTGGCGGCGGGGGCCGGTGGTGATCGGCCGCGATGTAACCATCGGCGCGAATTGCACAGTCCTCCCCGGCGTAGTGATCGGCACAGGGGCGACCGTGTCGGCGATGAGCCTGGTCAACCGCGATGTGCCCCCCGGGGCCTTCGTGGGCGGGGTGCCCATCCGGCGCCTGCGTTGA